A portion of the Francisella uliginis genome contains these proteins:
- a CDS encoding trimeric intracellular cation channel family protein: protein MYHVGITGPLIFTIMFLLGIIAESMTGVISSSRRNMDAFGVVAIALTTALGGGVVRDVLLGNLPVTIMLHPHYIVICLFFSIIAIFTQKYINKFYNIFLILDSIGLIAFAYIGSSIAYHVCTTVFEMHFLSVFIVGIVIAILNGVAGGIMRDMICNDIPVAFTSELYASVAGIVGGMNIVFIYLNINLYLSAAIIIGIGLTTRILSIVYKWKLPII, encoded by the coding sequence ATGTACCATGTTGGCATTACAGGACCATTAATTTTTACCATAATGTTTCTATTAGGAATAATCGCTGAAAGTATGACTGGGGTTATTTCCTCTTCTAGAAGAAACATGGATGCCTTTGGTGTTGTTGCTATTGCTCTTACAACAGCTCTAGGAGGTGGTGTAGTAAGAGATGTGTTATTAGGCAATCTACCTGTAACTATCATGCTACACCCACACTATATTGTTATTTGTCTATTTTTCTCAATAATTGCTATTTTCACACAAAAATATATAAATAAATTTTATAACATATTCTTGATCCTTGACTCTATAGGTCTTATAGCCTTTGCATATATTGGTAGTAGCATAGCATATCATGTATGTACTACTGTCTTTGAGATGCATTTTCTAAGTGTATTTATTGTTGGTATTGTTATTGCAATTCTTAATGGTGTAGCTGGAGGAATTATGCGAGATATGATTTGTAATGATATTCCCGTTGCATTTACATCTGAACTATATGCCTCAGTAGCAGGAATAGTTGGTGGAATGAATATTGTGTTTATATACCTAAATATAAACTTATATTTAAGTGCCGCGATAATAATAGGTATAGGCTTAACTACAAGAATATTGTCTATAGTTTATAAGTGGAAGCTACCTATCATCTAA
- a CDS encoding LPS-assembly protein LptD → MYSARIMNNNPEKEEWSCKAVNGEWSCKRAKKPKNVFDKKLKSSQKQKALANDLGWVDKPSYLVGGYYNNDHQFTKALCESKRTDINYTKAEYETDGTLVASGNVEVLQCDQELYGNNAIVSFNDDKNSIKSFVMLGDVIAKQPSTGIVLRTEALDLDMNNETLSAGQSYFRMPKQTPDTRIYNRNNFSGYLRGYTESFKKDKDDNLMFSNGYITTGDPYDEAWKITTQNMIIDTKKEMAYIKNGFFEIQNTPVMYIPYFSYPISDKRKSGFLTPDFFQNENSGFGVAIPYYFNLAPNYDLLLNSVLWSERGIMENATFRYMSEYTKNQFEGSIVPYDFKSGGMRGAFTLSSQADFKNGITTNFRYDYVSDSQYYNDFSAGNINLVTKTLLDREFDINYSNNYIDSSLTVLDYGIVNEQIDLANIPYAKLPEFKFNITSEGYTPEYLTISMDSLNTYFYKAPHEIRPSAGSEVGTNISAFRSYEAPKIKAILDNSWGYLNPSLEVPIRYYQLDNKPTDTIKFKQNSVTSVLPIFNIDAGAYFDRNYTTSDGSSYTQTLHPRLFYTYIPYQDQTNIPLFDTSLQNEQYEQMFQVNRFTGYDRINNANQLTYALEASTTNDEDGSTLASAKIGQMAYFANRKVTLCQGDSKCNNKEMMDTFAKDAFSPIMSSFEYQIVKEIYISAQINYRPTRNNFDYQVYQISYKDENENIFNVSYNNIANNWDALTQEQINNGVKPKPQQTITLSTMLNITDHWGIAALWNYNFEQKKISNFFAGLQYNAKSWATRIVWQGTAYTNNDPNNPDILGSLTNTYLLEFELKGLSNIGNSEGLHTQLGQIAGYERGMWGGV, encoded by the coding sequence ATGTATTCCGCTCGAATAATGAATAATAATCCTGAGAAAGAAGAATGGAGTTGCAAAGCAGTAAATGGGGAATGGTCATGCAAACGTGCAAAAAAACCAAAAAATGTCTTTGATAAAAAGCTAAAATCATCTCAGAAACAAAAAGCCCTAGCTAATGACCTTGGTTGGGTTGATAAGCCCTCTTATTTAGTTGGTGGATATTATAATAATGATCATCAATTTACCAAAGCATTGTGCGAATCAAAGAGAACAGATATTAACTACACAAAAGCTGAATATGAGACCGATGGCACATTAGTTGCTTCAGGTAATGTTGAGGTATTACAATGTGATCAAGAGCTTTATGGAAATAATGCAATAGTTAGTTTTAATGATGATAAAAACTCTATAAAATCTTTTGTTATGCTAGGTGATGTGATAGCAAAACAACCATCAACGGGTATTGTACTACGTACAGAAGCTTTAGACTTAGATATGAATAATGAAACTCTTAGTGCTGGTCAATCTTATTTCAGAATGCCTAAACAAACTCCCGATACACGTATTTATAACAGAAACAATTTTAGTGGCTATTTAAGAGGTTATACTGAATCTTTTAAAAAAGATAAAGATGATAACCTAATGTTTTCAAATGGCTATATAACTACTGGTGATCCATATGATGAGGCTTGGAAAATAACTACTCAGAATATGATTATAGATACTAAGAAAGAAATGGCTTATATTAAAAATGGTTTCTTTGAAATTCAAAACACTCCTGTGATGTATATACCATACTTTTCTTACCCTATTAGTGATAAAAGAAAATCAGGATTTCTAACTCCTGATTTCTTTCAGAATGAAAATTCTGGATTTGGTGTAGCAATACCCTATTATTTCAACCTTGCTCCAAATTATGATTTACTTTTAAACTCTGTACTTTGGTCAGAAAGAGGGATAATGGAGAATGCCACTTTTAGATACATGTCAGAATATACAAAAAATCAGTTTGAAGGATCTATAGTACCTTATGACTTCAAATCTGGAGGAATGAGAGGGGCTTTTACCCTGTCAAGCCAAGCTGATTTCAAAAATGGTATAACAACAAACTTTCGATACGACTATGTAAGTGATTCACAATATTATAATGACTTCTCAGCTGGTAATATTAATCTTGTCACAAAAACATTACTTGATAGAGAATTTGATATTAACTATAGTAATAACTATATTGATTCAAGTTTAACAGTCCTAGATTATGGTATAGTAAATGAACAAATTGATTTAGCTAATATACCATATGCAAAATTACCTGAATTTAAATTTAATATCACATCCGAAGGTTATACTCCAGAGTATTTAACAATAAGCATGGACAGCCTCAATACATACTTTTATAAGGCTCCACATGAGATCAGACCCTCAGCAGGTTCAGAAGTAGGAACAAATATTTCAGCTTTTAGATCATATGAAGCACCTAAAATAAAAGCTATCCTTGATAATAGCTGGGGATACTTAAATCCTTCTCTAGAGGTTCCTATTCGTTACTATCAGTTAGATAATAAGCCTACAGATACAATTAAGTTTAAGCAAAATTCAGTAACTAGCGTCTTACCTATATTTAACATTGATGCTGGAGCTTATTTTGATCGTAATTACACAACTAGTGATGGCTCCTCATACACTCAAACTCTTCATCCAAGATTGTTCTATACATATATACCATATCAAGATCAAACAAATATACCTCTATTTGATACATCCTTACAAAATGAACAGTATGAACAAATGTTTCAAGTAAACCGTTTTACAGGTTATGATAGAATCAACAATGCTAACCAACTTACATATGCTTTAGAAGCCTCAACAACTAATGATGAAGATGGTTCTACACTTGCATCAGCAAAGATAGGTCAGATGGCATATTTTGCTAATAGAAAAGTAACATTATGTCAAGGTGACTCAAAATGTAACAACAAAGAAATGATGGATACATTTGCTAAGGATGCTTTTTCGCCTATTATGTCTTCATTTGAATATCAGATAGTCAAAGAGATTTATATATCTGCTCAGATAAACTATAGACCAACTCGTAATAATTTTGACTATCAAGTTTATCAAATCTCATACAAAGATGAAAATGAAAATATTTTTAATGTTTCTTATAATAATATTGCTAATAACTGGGATGCCCTAACTCAAGAACAAATAAATAATGGTGTAAAGCCCAAGCCTCAACAAACAATAACGTTGTCAACAATGTTAAATATAACAGATCACTGGGGTATAGCGGCGTTGTGGAATTATAACTTTGAACAAAAGAAAATATCTAACTTTTTTGCTGGACTCCAATACAATGCTAAATCTTGGGCTACTAGAATTGTGTGGCAAGGCACTGCTTATACAAACAATGATCCTAATAATCCAGATATATTAGGTAGCTTAACAAATACCTATTTATTAGAATTCGAACTAAAAGGCCTTAGTAATATTGGCAATTCTGAAGGATTACATACTCAATTAGGTCAAATAGCTGGTTATGAACGTGGTATGTGGGGAGGCGTATAA
- a CDS encoding acyltransferase family protein, whose protein sequence is MQKNIKIRLDSLDALRYIAAVLVLFSHLFEVFIVPKHGWGSFVGSAVSWVGIMAVLCFFYLSGYVIAFATDYSIASKKYSFGNYCKKRFFRIYPVVWGMLIYALIVIYIMKAFDLNGLTDRGLHLNGDVWSEPNFIGFKYLLYSIFLPPSGFYGGFFDLPLWTVSYEIAFYIIYGFIINLVLKYGIKKSVLIIVFILGALFTWYCIFMQPDDVSFLNAIYLFSSNFPCWNFFGFLFVWLLGVGCFYFTKHLKNRVYLYIGIATILIINIILFLHYICDIPLVYNPYPGLIDDSCPSFSIFMTLAYSFPMLLFVYWLQFIKLPKYLIFISVLGKKYSYTLYASHFILLNFAFGVLSSYLNQYNTLNFIILFMVLFVLANVIAFYLAKILENRDLWIKLYDSFFEK, encoded by the coding sequence ATGCAAAAAAATATTAAAATACGTTTAGATTCACTTGATGCACTACGTTATATTGCAGCTGTATTAGTTTTATTTTCACACCTTTTCGAGGTTTTTATAGTGCCTAAGCATGGATGGGGTTCTTTTGTTGGGAGTGCTGTTTCATGGGTTGGTATAATGGCAGTTCTATGTTTTTTTTACTTAAGTGGTTATGTAATAGCTTTTGCTACTGATTATAGCATAGCAAGCAAAAAATACTCATTTGGTAACTACTGTAAAAAAAGGTTCTTCAGAATATATCCAGTTGTCTGGGGCATGCTTATATATGCTTTAATAGTTATTTATATAATGAAGGCTTTTGATTTAAATGGTTTAACTGATAGAGGATTACATCTTAATGGGGATGTTTGGTCAGAGCCTAACTTTATAGGGTTTAAATACTTGTTATATTCAATTTTTTTACCTCCATCAGGATTTTATGGGGGATTTTTTGATTTACCATTATGGACTGTTTCTTATGAAATAGCTTTTTATATAATTTATGGTTTTATAATAAATTTAGTTCTCAAGTATGGTATTAAAAAATCTGTATTAATAATAGTGTTTATTTTGGGAGCATTGTTTACTTGGTATTGTATATTTATGCAACCTGATGATGTTTCTTTTCTCAATGCTATTTATTTATTTTCTTCAAATTTTCCTTGCTGGAATTTTTTTGGCTTTTTATTTGTTTGGCTTTTGGGAGTTGGATGTTTTTATTTTACAAAGCATTTGAAAAATAGGGTTTATTTATACATTGGAATAGCTACCATCTTAATTATTAATATTATATTATTTTTACATTATATATGTGATATTCCATTGGTATATAATCCATATCCTGGTTTGATAGATGATAGTTGTCCTTCTTTTTCAATTTTTATGACTTTAGCATATAGTTTTCCTATGTTACTATTCGTGTATTGGTTGCAATTTATAAAACTTCCGAAATACCTGATTTTTATAAGCGTTTTAGGGAAAAAGTATAGCTATACCTTGTATGCTAGTCATTTTATTTTATTAAACTTTGCTTTTGGAGTATTGTCTTCTTATCTTAATCAATATAATACATTGAATTTTATTATATTATTTATGGTATTATTCGTGCTAGCTAATGTTATTGCTTTTTATTTAGCAAAGATTCTTGAAAATAGAGACTTGTGGATTAAACTTTACGATAGTTTTTTTGAAAAATAA